A part of Limihaloglobus sulfuriphilus genomic DNA contains:
- a CDS encoding nucleotidyltransferase domain-containing protein: protein MRFGLKDLDISRIQGVLKDFPNVQRAMIYGSRAMGTYKRGSDIDLALYGKSLNPDEIGRIRIQLDDLKSTYVSTVSLKEAVSSHS from the coding sequence TTGAGGTTCGGGCTCAAAGATTTGGATATCAGCAGAATACAAGGTGTATTAAAAGACTTTCCGAATGTGCAGCGGGCTATGATCTACGGCTCAAGAGCAATGGGTACCTATAAAAGAGGCTCTGACATTGACCTTGCACTATACGGCAAATCACTCAACCCTGATGAGATAGGCAGAATAAGAATCCAACTCGACGACCTAAAGTCAACATACGTGTCCACGGTGAGCTTGAAAGAAGCAGTATCCTCTCACTCATAG
- a CDS encoding MFS transporter, protein MARLRFGRYDYASFICFFAYAACSVILPVSLVPLAAELGFSLEEGGMTAGGAMQLGRTISMLLIMLSCGFIAGHIGKRWTMGLSVLVMGIGIMTCAISPSYWILFIAMSIAGMGEGVIEGLATPFIQDLHTDEPGRYINFTHSFWSVGVVVTVLVVGALLSMGVSWRVLLASAAGLSILTSLIYLAPQREGKEYPDHPERIHWSITLNHAKDIITTRHFWLFFAAMFFAGGGEFGITFWTASFIQLNFVSAAWAGGVGTACFAGGMFLGRSGWGFFIKQHQLKYLVAYSAASAALITLALPFVQGLWVLFVLLFLTGVCVAPFWPSVQSYSTNRLHERDTTMIFILLSCAGIPGCGVITWLMGLLGNIGGLRMSFFVIPACFAILAILITADIVYARAQSRRQSKQALAPESEESSLC, encoded by the coding sequence GTGGCTCGATTGCGTTTTGGCAGATACGACTATGCCTCTTTTATATGCTTCTTCGCCTATGCCGCGTGTTCGGTGATTTTGCCCGTTTCACTTGTACCGCTTGCGGCAGAGCTTGGATTCTCGCTGGAAGAGGGCGGCATGACCGCCGGCGGAGCGATGCAGCTGGGCAGGACAATCTCAATGCTGCTGATAATGCTGTCGTGCGGCTTTATCGCGGGGCATATCGGCAAACGATGGACAATGGGGCTTTCGGTTCTGGTAATGGGCATTGGGATAATGACTTGCGCTATATCACCCTCGTACTGGATTCTTTTTATTGCCATGTCGATAGCCGGTATGGGCGAGGGTGTTATAGAGGGTCTTGCTACGCCGTTTATTCAGGATCTGCACACCGATGAACCGGGCAGGTATATCAACTTTACCCATTCGTTCTGGTCTGTGGGGGTTGTTGTTACGGTTCTTGTCGTTGGAGCTTTGCTTTCCATGGGTGTTTCATGGCGGGTTCTGCTGGCAAGTGCCGCGGGGCTTTCTATTCTGACATCATTGATATATCTGGCACCGCAGCGCGAAGGCAAAGAATACCCTGACCACCCGGAAAGAATTCACTGGAGTATAACCTTAAACCATGCCAAAGACATAATCACCACCAGGCATTTCTGGCTGTTTTTTGCGGCGATGTTCTTCGCCGGCGGCGGCGAGTTCGGCATTACCTTCTGGACGGCGAGCTTTATACAGCTAAACTTCGTCAGTGCCGCCTGGGCGGGCGGTGTTGGAACGGCATGTTTTGCAGGGGGGATGTTTCTTGGCAGGTCTGGCTGGGGATTCTTCATAAAACAGCATCAACTCAAATACCTGGTGGCATATTCCGCGGCATCAGCGGCCTTGATTACACTTGCGCTGCCGTTTGTACAGGGGCTTTGGGTTTTGTTTGTTCTGCTGTTTCTGACAGGGGTTTGTGTTGCTCCGTTCTGGCCGAGCGTTCAGAGCTATTCAACTAACCGTCTGCACGAACGCGATACGACAATGATTTTTATCCTGCTTTCATGCGCCGGCATACCCGGCTGCGGGGTAATTACCTGGCTGATGGGGCTGCTGGGCAACATCGGCGGGCTGCGAATGTCATTTTTCGTTATACCGGCATGTTTTGCTATACTGGCGATTCTGATTACGGCAGATATTGTCTATGCAAGGGCTCAATCACGCCGGCAGAGCAAACAAGCTCTCGCACCCGAGAGTGAAGAATCTTCTCTGTGTTAA